One genomic region from Ptychodera flava strain L36383 chromosome 14, AS_Pfla_20210202, whole genome shotgun sequence encodes:
- the LOC139149693 gene encoding uncharacterized protein: protein MEASLYFVLGLSLLAVTAVNGGTQPVHRFDSIDEYYQEIEVQKCPSGPGYQCPTSTTNPSAVNVQCVSSVRALCEDLALCDNERMCAELEKLTGDVTGVEMCVESLRMSICLLTDVIEIVEENLVLPDFGMGVQFDTSILAGLMVPGIDVKLCKDGKIKCPDGKCLAVEDLYMCNDDGCQCNGRLIVSAIDAMRAADTEAGVLGQGRRSVGRKSNWLELFQYVI, encoded by the exons ATGGAAGCAAGCTTGTACTTCGTGTTGGGGTTGTCATTGCTGGCGGTCACG GCGGTGAATGGAGGGACGCAACCAGTCCATAGATTCGACAGTATTGATGAATACTATCAAGAAATTGAGGTTCAAA AATGTCCTTCTGGACCTGGATATCAATGTCCGACGTCGACAACAAATCCCTCCGCAGTCAACGTGCAATGTGTGTCCTCTGTCCGAGCACTGTGTGAGGACCTAGCCCTATGCGACAACGAAAGGATGTGCGCGGAGCTAGAAAAGTTAACCGGTGACGTAACCGGAGTGGAGATGTGCGTTGAGTCATTGAGAATGTCAATATGTCTCTTGACAGACGTTATTGAAATTGTGGAAGAAAATC TTGTATTACCGGATTTTGGAATGGGTGTCCAATTCGACACATCCATCCTTGCTGGGTTGATGGTACCTGGCATTGACGTAAAAT TGTGTAAGGATGGGAAAATAAAGTGTCCCGACGGAAAATGTCTTGCGGTTGAagatctgtacatgtgtaatgaCGACGGCTGTCAGTGTAACGGACGTCTAATCGTCAGTGCCATCGACGCCATGA GAGCAGCGGACACAGAAGCGGGAGTACTGGGACAAGGCCGAAGATCAGTTGGAAGAAAGTCCAATTGGTTGGAATTGTTTCAATATGTGATATAG